The genomic segment CAGTAATACCACAGAGCGTATAGCCTTACTTAAGCGTTTTATAGAGCAGTTTGGCAAAGAAAGAGTTGCCTGTCTGCTGGCTGACCGAGAGTTTGTTGGAAACGAATGGTTCTCATGGTTGCGTAGTGAAGGGATCTCATTTTGCATTCGAATCAAAAGCAACACTCAAACCAGCAACAGCTTGGGGCTTGACGTTAATGTGGATGCTCTTTTCTACGATCTGAAGCCTGGTGAACAACGAAAACTGAGGGGTGAGCGCAGGCTTTGGAAGCAAAAAGTCTGGTTGAGCGCGCTCCGGCTTACAGATGGTGAATTACTTATTGTTGCAACAGATAAAGAAGTTGATTCACCTATCGAATTGTATGGCCGGCGCTGGGAAATAGAAACCCTGTTTTCCTGCCTGAAATCGCGCGGCTTTAACTTTGAGGACACGCATATTACAAAGCCGGAGCGTATTTCGAAGCTGATAGCACTTTTAAGCATCGGCTTTTGTTGGGCTTATAAAGTAGGTGAATGGCGCAACGAGCAAAAAGCGATCAAAATGAAAAAACATGGTAGAAAAGAGGTCAGTATTTTTCGTTATGGTCTTGATTTTCTACGTGATGCGGCTCTCAATGCAAAGCAGAATATCTTGAGTTTAATTGGTCAGGTGATGGCCTTCTTGAGCATCGAGGCACCGACCGAGGCGTTGATATGATTTTTTGTCCCGTACAGAGGTACTTGTCAATGATTTCCTGAAGCTTTTTAATATACTGGTTTGTTACATGGCACAGGTCTTTGCTGTGAATTTTACCATTGAGATAATCGTCATGCTTTTGGTTTAATTGCCCGGCAATCTCCTGCAGCTCCTGATACGCTTCATAGAGGCCGAGTTGCGCGAGCATCGCGTCAACGCCTTCATCCATGTTGTGTAAGTCAGGAAGAAATTTTTTGATATATTCCCTTGTTTGCTTACGCGGGGCATGCTCACTGTGTGACGTTTGATGGATGACGGAGCCTTTACCATCGCCATGATCAACAAATTTGTCATGATGATTCTCAATAAAATCAGCCAGTTTTTCTCTGATGTGCGGCGGTAGCGGCGCATTGCTGGCCAACAGCTTTTCCAGGTCCTCCAGTGACAGGCTTGTGGTTTTGGCTACGTCGAGTTTGACATGCCTGTCATAGGCAAGACTGATGTATTTTTTTAGCATCATGTCGCTGTGATGATCCGCCCGGGCGAGCGCCTGCTGCGCATTTTTAAGCAGGGTAGTTATGTTGGGTGCATTTTCAGGGGCATCCAGCAAAGCCTGCAGTGCGTCGCAGGCTTCATTAAAAATCTGCTGGGTCTCCTGCATTTCTTCGCCGACAAAGCGGCACTGCTTTTTAATGCGCTTCATTTGTTTCTTAAAGCGCTTGCGCTGATAATACCAGCTCACGCCCAATACCAGGCCGCCTAAAACAGCCGCACCGCCCAACAGAGCGAGACTGCTTAATTTAAATCCGGTAACCGTCACGCCTCCAACAACACTGAAACCTTCCTGATTCCCCCTGATATCAAAGTGAAAGCGGGCGCCGCTGGCTGGATTTTTGGGTGTTGGCAAGATGGCCTGCTGTTGTTCTTTCAGCGTGCTTTTGGGATTGCAGCTTTTACGAATTTTATCGCGTAATTCGCTGACATATTTTAAATCATACTGCGGTTGTGAAGATGTCAGGCTGCCTGATGCGGTCATTGTGTCCATGGAGGAAGATGAGGTCGGTATGGACGTTTGCGGTGCCGGGGGACGCAGCGTTTCGCTGATAATATCCCGCTTTGGATTCGGTTGTCTGCTCGTACCGGGCAGACGTAAATCCTGGCTCAGTTTTTTGAGGTTGCTGAGCGCCTGCCAGGCTGTACGCGGGCTTTCTGTGCCCAAGGGTTGCCCGGGTAACTTTGCTTCACCATACAGGGTATCCTGCCAGGACTGCACCCAATCAGCTATTCCTTTAGCGCCTTTTATCCAGAACCATGCTTCATTGCCTTCATGGACAAGCAAGAGTGCGCCCGGCCCCATGTCTCTGAGTTTATCTGCCTTTATCCCGGCACAAGGCCCCCATGGGTTGCCATGGTGAATCAGATTGTATTCAGCCTGTTCTTTGGTCGGTTGGTTAAAATCGCCTGGTTCCAGTTCGCGTCTGGCGGCTTCACATTTGTCAGGAACGCTGGCGATGGCATCAATACCAGCACTTAACGCCTTGGCTCCTGATATCCAGAAAGCGGCTTCCTGATACTCCGGGTTGAGCAGCATCGCACTCGCTCCGAGCCCGGCCAGTATTTCAGGCTTGAGTTTCCAGGGGCTGCCATGATGAGCCAAATGATGATCGGCTTCGGACGGTGTCATCGGGACGAAATCATCCGGTGTTAAAAGAGCCCATGTTTCTTCATGGCTTTTATCCATACTCAGCAGGCATTTTGCTGTCACATCAATTCCGGCGGTGATCGTGTCCATGATAAAATTCACGCCAGTACCCACCGCTCTTAATCCCTTTTCAAGCAGCCACGATTCAGCAAAATCATGATGAAACAATAAAGCCTGAGGTCCCATTTGCTGCAATATTTCTTCTTTTATCCCGTGACAAGGTCCCCATGGATTGCGAAAATGAATCAGATTTTCATCAGCCTCTCCTGGCGTGGGATGATTAAAGTCTTCTGGTCTGAGCTTGTCCCAGGCGGTTTTGAAAGTCGCTTCCTGATCGGGTGTGTAGGCAAAAAGGGACGCTGCTGCCAAAAGCGTGGCTGCTGCCGGGTTGATTGAATAAAGCCGTGACCACGCAGACAGATGTGCAGAAACCGTTGTAAACGCAATAGCCGCGGCGGCACTGTTATGAAAAAGCCAGCCATGTTCTTTCAGGTACTCATGGCGATGGCGGGCATGAAGCCAGGCCGTAGTGCTGGCAACAAATTTAAGCGTTTTCTCGCAAAAATTAAAAATCTGTCTGCTGGTAAATGGAAATGGGCGACGCTGCGCCTGAGATTGTTGGGCGAAATCCTGAGTAAGAGGAACTGTTTCAGGTCGGACTGAACTGGTCTGTGCTG from the Legionella geestiana genome contains:
- a CDS encoding IS4 family transposase; the encoded protein is MEINELSGILNGYFSWNKARMTCFACMLVSLFKVRTVNLSELACGFESEATIESRYKRIKRFFREFTICFTALAGWVMTFFDFDQTPLYLSIDRTNWQWGKQDINILMLSIAYKGIAIPLMWDLLPKRGNSNTTERIALLKRFIEQFGKERVACLLADREFVGNEWFSWLRSEGISFCIRIKSNTQTSNSLGLDVNVDALFYDLKPGEQRKLRGERRLWKQKVWLSALRLTDGELLIVATDKEVDSPIELYGRRWEIETLFSCLKSRGFNFEDTHITKPERISKLIALLSIGFCWAYKVGEWRNEQKAIKMKKHGRKEVSIFRYGLDFLRDAALNAKQNILSLIGQVMAFLSIEAPTEALI